In Balearica regulorum gibbericeps isolate bBalReg1 chromosome 2, bBalReg1.pri, whole genome shotgun sequence, one DNA window encodes the following:
- the ASB10 gene encoding ankyrin repeat and SOCS box protein 10 isoform X1 — MREQMEQQLQPWLPECCSATQRLLQLDEEQLDQWKHSRRIRPQHHHSERSLSPVGRGCQSSRLEPLECRDLLVQNALFTGDLEMVQKYFTKSAAINLIIETKGDELRWTSRKFGLWSLSYEQELTTPLHITASRGYTDCLHLLLLRGAAVNFAPGGKTALHEACAAASTDCVHLLLNFGADPEAVSEDGYKPLHLCKSPHSIECVQQLLQHGASVNSRTEEEDDTALHVAARHGLTDHVQLLLRYGAELEAKNEEGQTPLNAACAQPHQPQDMDRYYRVCQLLVESGASINAADRDRQHPLHLACKNANAQVAELLLARGANVNIMNYSGNTALHNILQATAYKLEHHPELVVQALLNYGAIRIWPGSLLKVLQYCHTCPRVIEALMNSYDHVRISEDWVEVVPAEVVQKYPRFYQSLFSLEQRPRSLQHLARCTLRTFLEGRLLPVLSQLHLPSALHRYLLLSFEDVLY; from the exons ATGAGGGAGCAGATGGAGCAGCAGCTTCAGCCGTGGCTCCCTGAGTGCTG CTCTGCCACACAACGCTTGCTGCAGCTGGATGAGGAGCAGTTGGATCAGTGGAAGCACTCTCGGCGTATCAGGCCCCAGCACCACCACAGCGAGCGCAGCCTGAGCCCGGTTGGCCGGGGATGCCAGAGCAGCCGCCTGGAGCCACTGGAGTGCCGGGATCTACTGGTCCAGAATGCGCTCTTCACTGGGGACCTGGAGATGGTGCAGAAGTACTTCACCAAGAGTGCAGCCATCAATCTCATCATTGAGACCAAGGGTGATGAGCTGCGCTGGACTAGCAGGAAATTTG GACTGTGGTCTCTGAGCTATGAGCAGGAGCTCACCACGCCGCTGCACATCACAGCCAGCCGGGGCTACACAGACTGCCTGCACCTCCTGCTGCTCAGGGGTGCTGCCGTCAACTTTGCACCAGGCGGTAAGACTGCACTGCACGAGGCTTGTGCAGCAGCCAGTACAGACTGCGTGCACCTGCTGCTCAACTTTGGTGCTGACCCTGAGGCTGTCTCTGAGGATGGCTACAAGCCCCTGCATCTCTGCAAGAGCCCACACTCCATTGA GTGtgtccagcagctgctgcagcatggcGCCAGTGTGAACAGTCggacagaggaagaagatgacACAGCACTGCATGTAGCAGCACGGCATGGCCTCACAGACCACGTCCAGCTGCTTCTGCGCTatggggcagagctggaggcaaaGAATGAGGAGGGGCAGACGCCACTGAATGCTGCCTGTGCTCAGCCCCATCAACCCCAGGACATGGACCGCTACTACCGGGTCTGCCAGCTGCTGGTGGAGAGTGGTGCTAGCATCAATGCTGCAGATAGGGACCGCCAGCACCCACTTCACCTGGCCTGCAAGAATGCCAATGCTCAAGTAGCAGAGTTACTGCTGGCCCGGGGTGCAAATGTCAACATCATGAACTACAGCGGCAACACGGCACTGCACAATATCCTGCAAGCAACTGCCTACAAGCTAGAGCACCACCCAGAGCTTGTGGTGCAAGCCCTGCTCAACTACGGTGCCATCCGCATCTGGCCTGGCTCCCTCCTCAAG GTGCTGCAGTACTGCCATACCTGCCCGCGTGTCATCGAGGCCCTGATGAACAGCTATGATCATGTGCGCATCTCCGAGGACTGGGTGGAAGTGGTTCCAGCAGAGGTTGTACAG AAATACCCACGTTTCTACCAGTCACTTTTCTCCCTGGAGCAAAGACCTCGCTCTTTGCAGCACCTGGCTCGCTGCACACTCAGGACCTTCCTGGAGGGCCGTTTGCTTCCGGTCCTGTCTCAGCTGCACCTGCCAAGTGCCTTGCACCGTTACCTGCTGCTCAGCTTCGAGGATGTTCTTTACTAA
- the ASB10 gene encoding ankyrin repeat and SOCS box protein 10 isoform X4, which translates to MVQKYFTKSAAINLIIETKGDELRWTSRKFGLWSLSYEQELTTPLHITASRGYTDCLHLLLLRGAAVNFAPGGKTALHEACAAASTDCVHLLLNFGADPEAVSEDGYKPLHLCKSPHSIECVQQLLQHGASVNSRTEEEDDTALHVAARHGLTDHVQLLLRYGAELEAKNEEGQTPLNAACAQPHQPQDMDRYYRVCQLLVESGASINAADRDRQHPLHLACKNANAQVAELLLARGANVNIMNYSGNTALHNILQATAYKLEHHPELVVQALLNYGAIRIWPGSLLKVLQYCHTCPRVIEALMNSYDHVRISEDWVEVVPAEVVQKYPRFYQSLFSLEQRPRSLQHLARCTLRTFLEGRLLPVLSQLHLPSALHRYLLLSFEDVLY; encoded by the exons ATGGTGCAGAAGTACTTCACCAAGAGTGCAGCCATCAATCTCATCATTGAGACCAAGGGTGATGAGCTGCGCTGGACTAGCAGGAAATTTG GACTGTGGTCTCTGAGCTATGAGCAGGAGCTCACCACGCCGCTGCACATCACAGCCAGCCGGGGCTACACAGACTGCCTGCACCTCCTGCTGCTCAGGGGTGCTGCCGTCAACTTTGCACCAGGCGGTAAGACTGCACTGCACGAGGCTTGTGCAGCAGCCAGTACAGACTGCGTGCACCTGCTGCTCAACTTTGGTGCTGACCCTGAGGCTGTCTCTGAGGATGGCTACAAGCCCCTGCATCTCTGCAAGAGCCCACACTCCATTGA GTGtgtccagcagctgctgcagcatggcGCCAGTGTGAACAGTCggacagaggaagaagatgacACAGCACTGCATGTAGCAGCACGGCATGGCCTCACAGACCACGTCCAGCTGCTTCTGCGCTatggggcagagctggaggcaaaGAATGAGGAGGGGCAGACGCCACTGAATGCTGCCTGTGCTCAGCCCCATCAACCCCAGGACATGGACCGCTACTACCGGGTCTGCCAGCTGCTGGTGGAGAGTGGTGCTAGCATCAATGCTGCAGATAGGGACCGCCAGCACCCACTTCACCTGGCCTGCAAGAATGCCAATGCTCAAGTAGCAGAGTTACTGCTGGCCCGGGGTGCAAATGTCAACATCATGAACTACAGCGGCAACACGGCACTGCACAATATCCTGCAAGCAACTGCCTACAAGCTAGAGCACCACCCAGAGCTTGTGGTGCAAGCCCTGCTCAACTACGGTGCCATCCGCATCTGGCCTGGCTCCCTCCTCAAG GTGCTGCAGTACTGCCATACCTGCCCGCGTGTCATCGAGGCCCTGATGAACAGCTATGATCATGTGCGCATCTCCGAGGACTGGGTGGAAGTGGTTCCAGCAGAGGTTGTACAG AAATACCCACGTTTCTACCAGTCACTTTTCTCCCTGGAGCAAAGACCTCGCTCTTTGCAGCACCTGGCTCGCTGCACACTCAGGACCTTCCTGGAGGGCCGTTTGCTTCCGGTCCTGTCTCAGCTGCACCTGCCAAGTGCCTTGCACCGTTACCTGCTGCTCAGCTTCGAGGATGTTCTTTACTAA
- the ASB10 gene encoding ankyrin repeat and SOCS box protein 10 isoform X2, whose product MGSITGRGDKIQEPICTRKVDGPAQVYWQALLSGDQGIVAEILSDPRNDLSPNAVFDTSDLEEWKNYRFNFRRLRLWSLSYEQELTTPLHITASRGYTDCLHLLLLRGAAVNFAPGGKTALHEACAAASTDCVHLLLNFGADPEAVSEDGYKPLHLCKSPHSIECVQQLLQHGASVNSRTEEEDDTALHVAARHGLTDHVQLLLRYGAELEAKNEEGQTPLNAACAQPHQPQDMDRYYRVCQLLVESGASINAADRDRQHPLHLACKNANAQVAELLLARGANVNIMNYSGNTALHNILQATAYKLEHHPELVVQALLNYGAIRIWPGSLLKVLQYCHTCPRVIEALMNSYDHVRISEDWVEVVPAEVVQKYPRFYQSLFSLEQRPRSLQHLARCTLRTFLEGRLLPVLSQLHLPSALHRYLLLSFEDVLY is encoded by the exons ATGGGTAGCATCACGGGCAGAGGAGACAAGATTCAGGAGCCCATTTGCACGCGGAAGGTGGATGGCCCTGCCCAGGTCTACTGGCAGGCCCTGCTGTCTGGGGATCAGGGGATTGTGGCTGAGATCCTCAGCGACCCTCGGAACGACCTGAGTCCTAATGCTGTGTTTGACACCAGTGACCTGGAAGAGTGGAAAAACTACCGCTTCAACTTCCGCCGGCTGA GACTGTGGTCTCTGAGCTATGAGCAGGAGCTCACCACGCCGCTGCACATCACAGCCAGCCGGGGCTACACAGACTGCCTGCACCTCCTGCTGCTCAGGGGTGCTGCCGTCAACTTTGCACCAGGCGGTAAGACTGCACTGCACGAGGCTTGTGCAGCAGCCAGTACAGACTGCGTGCACCTGCTGCTCAACTTTGGTGCTGACCCTGAGGCTGTCTCTGAGGATGGCTACAAGCCCCTGCATCTCTGCAAGAGCCCACACTCCATTGA GTGtgtccagcagctgctgcagcatggcGCCAGTGTGAACAGTCggacagaggaagaagatgacACAGCACTGCATGTAGCAGCACGGCATGGCCTCACAGACCACGTCCAGCTGCTTCTGCGCTatggggcagagctggaggcaaaGAATGAGGAGGGGCAGACGCCACTGAATGCTGCCTGTGCTCAGCCCCATCAACCCCAGGACATGGACCGCTACTACCGGGTCTGCCAGCTGCTGGTGGAGAGTGGTGCTAGCATCAATGCTGCAGATAGGGACCGCCAGCACCCACTTCACCTGGCCTGCAAGAATGCCAATGCTCAAGTAGCAGAGTTACTGCTGGCCCGGGGTGCAAATGTCAACATCATGAACTACAGCGGCAACACGGCACTGCACAATATCCTGCAAGCAACTGCCTACAAGCTAGAGCACCACCCAGAGCTTGTGGTGCAAGCCCTGCTCAACTACGGTGCCATCCGCATCTGGCCTGGCTCCCTCCTCAAG GTGCTGCAGTACTGCCATACCTGCCCGCGTGTCATCGAGGCCCTGATGAACAGCTATGATCATGTGCGCATCTCCGAGGACTGGGTGGAAGTGGTTCCAGCAGAGGTTGTACAG AAATACCCACGTTTCTACCAGTCACTTTTCTCCCTGGAGCAAAGACCTCGCTCTTTGCAGCACCTGGCTCGCTGCACACTCAGGACCTTCCTGGAGGGCCGTTTGCTTCCGGTCCTGTCTCAGCTGCACCTGCCAAGTGCCTTGCACCGTTACCTGCTGCTCAGCTTCGAGGATGTTCTTTACTAA
- the ASB10 gene encoding ankyrin repeat and SOCS box protein 10 isoform X3: MREQMEQQLQPWLPECCSATQRLLQLDEEQLDQWKHSRRIRPQHHHSERSLSPVGRGCQSSRLEPLECRDLLVQNALFTGDLEMVQKYFTKSAAINLIIETKGDELRWTSRKFGLWSLSYEQELTTPLHITASRGYTDCLHLLLLRGAAVNFAPGGKTALHEACAAASTDCVHLLLNFGADPEAVSEDGYKPLHLCKSPHSIECVQQLLQHGASVNSRTEEEDDTALHVAARHGLTDHVQLLLRYGAELEAKNEEGQTPLNAACAQPHQPQDMDRYYRVCQLLVESGASINAADRDRQHPLHLACKNANAQVAELLLARGANVNIMNYSGNTALHNILQATAYKLEHHPELVVQALLNYGAIRIWPGSLLKVLQYCHTCPRVIEALMNSYDHVRISEDWVEVVPAEVVQMFCSSC; the protein is encoded by the exons ATGAGGGAGCAGATGGAGCAGCAGCTTCAGCCGTGGCTCCCTGAGTGCTG CTCTGCCACACAACGCTTGCTGCAGCTGGATGAGGAGCAGTTGGATCAGTGGAAGCACTCTCGGCGTATCAGGCCCCAGCACCACCACAGCGAGCGCAGCCTGAGCCCGGTTGGCCGGGGATGCCAGAGCAGCCGCCTGGAGCCACTGGAGTGCCGGGATCTACTGGTCCAGAATGCGCTCTTCACTGGGGACCTGGAGATGGTGCAGAAGTACTTCACCAAGAGTGCAGCCATCAATCTCATCATTGAGACCAAGGGTGATGAGCTGCGCTGGACTAGCAGGAAATTTG GACTGTGGTCTCTGAGCTATGAGCAGGAGCTCACCACGCCGCTGCACATCACAGCCAGCCGGGGCTACACAGACTGCCTGCACCTCCTGCTGCTCAGGGGTGCTGCCGTCAACTTTGCACCAGGCGGTAAGACTGCACTGCACGAGGCTTGTGCAGCAGCCAGTACAGACTGCGTGCACCTGCTGCTCAACTTTGGTGCTGACCCTGAGGCTGTCTCTGAGGATGGCTACAAGCCCCTGCATCTCTGCAAGAGCCCACACTCCATTGA GTGtgtccagcagctgctgcagcatggcGCCAGTGTGAACAGTCggacagaggaagaagatgacACAGCACTGCATGTAGCAGCACGGCATGGCCTCACAGACCACGTCCAGCTGCTTCTGCGCTatggggcagagctggaggcaaaGAATGAGGAGGGGCAGACGCCACTGAATGCTGCCTGTGCTCAGCCCCATCAACCCCAGGACATGGACCGCTACTACCGGGTCTGCCAGCTGCTGGTGGAGAGTGGTGCTAGCATCAATGCTGCAGATAGGGACCGCCAGCACCCACTTCACCTGGCCTGCAAGAATGCCAATGCTCAAGTAGCAGAGTTACTGCTGGCCCGGGGTGCAAATGTCAACATCATGAACTACAGCGGCAACACGGCACTGCACAATATCCTGCAAGCAACTGCCTACAAGCTAGAGCACCACCCAGAGCTTGTGGTGCAAGCCCTGCTCAACTACGGTGCCATCCGCATCTGGCCTGGCTCCCTCCTCAAG GTGCTGCAGTACTGCCATACCTGCCCGCGTGTCATCGAGGCCCTGATGAACAGCTATGATCATGTGCGCATCTCCGAGGACTGGGTGGAAGTGGTTCCAGCAGAGGTTGTACAG
- the H2BK1 gene encoding histone H2B type 2-K1, producing the protein MSTEAGKKHGHAPTSGDKKSKRKPKRKETYSVYIYKVLKQVHPDTGISSKAMSIMNSFVNDIFERLASEASRLAQYNHRSTITSREVQTAARLLLPGELAKHAVSEGTKAVTKYTSSK; encoded by the exons ATGAGTACAGAAGCTGGGAAAAAGCATGGTCATGCTCCCACCTCTGGGGACAAGAAGTCTAAGAGGAAGCCTAAGAGAAAGGAAACCTATTCAGTCTATATCTACAAAGTACTGAAGCAG GTGCACCCTGACACCGGCATCTCTTCTAAGGCCATGAGCATCATGAACTCCTTTGTCAACGATATCTTCGAGCGGCTGGCCTCGGAGGCCTCGCGCCTGGCCCAGTACAACCACCGCTCCACCATCACTAGCCGCGAGGTGCAGACGGCCGCGAGGCTCCTGCTGCCCGGCGAGCTGGCCAAGCACGCCGTCTCCGAGGGCACCAAGGCCGTCACCAAGTACACCAGCAGCAAGTGA